In a single window of the Pseudodesulfovibrio profundus genome:
- a CDS encoding PDDEXK family nuclease: MGKASRDKGKRGEREAAALLREYGFEARRGCQYQGGPDSPDVVADGLPLHFEIKRTERLSLYPAIEQATQDAGAEKIPIVLHRQSRKPWLAIIPAEELLSLLRQVYPNN; encoded by the coding sequence ATGGGTAAGGCCAGTCGAGACAAGGGCAAGCGCGGCGAACGTGAAGCGGCAGCCCTTCTCAGAGAATATGGATTCGAGGCAAGGCGAGGTTGCCAGTATCAAGGCGGACCAGACTCCCCGGACGTGGTAGCCGATGGTTTGCCGTTACACTTCGAGATCAAGCGCACGGAACGTCTGTCATTGTATCCAGCAATTGAGCAAGCGACTCAGGACGCAGGAGCTGAGAAAATACCCATAGTGCTTCATAGGCAAAGCCGTAAGCCTTGGTTGGCAATCATACCAGCCGAGGAACTCCTAAGCCTTCTCAGGCAAGTTTATCCTAATAACTAA
- a CDS encoding recombinase family protein, which yields MRAYGYLRVSGSGQIDGDGFIRQQEEIERHSKAIGIEIVRYYREEGVSGTADEADRPAFQEMVSAILKNGVRTIVIEGMDRLAREYRIQESLVIYLASKDITLISARTGEDVTEAMQADPMRKALIQMQGIFSELEKSMLVKKLKAARERKREQTGKCEGRKSLKEGKPDTWREIKRLYRKPRLGKRKSYREIAEALNAEGHTTMAGKPFTAGNLQQIIWREQQK from the coding sequence ATGAGGGCATACGGATATTTAAGAGTGAGCGGGTCCGGTCAAATTGATGGTGATGGTTTTATCCGCCAGCAAGAAGAGATCGAGCGTCATTCAAAAGCCATCGGTATCGAGATCGTACGCTACTACCGTGAAGAGGGCGTGAGCGGTACAGCCGACGAAGCAGATCGGCCAGCCTTTCAGGAAATGGTGTCCGCCATATTGAAGAATGGTGTCCGTACCATCGTCATAGAAGGCATGGACCGTCTAGCCCGTGAGTATCGCATACAGGAAAGTCTGGTCATTTACTTGGCTTCAAAAGATATAACGCTCATATCAGCCAGGACAGGTGAAGACGTAACCGAGGCCATGCAAGCCGACCCTATGAGAAAAGCCCTTATTCAGATGCAGGGCATATTCTCGGAGCTTGAAAAGTCTATGCTTGTCAAAAAGCTCAAGGCGGCCCGAGAGCGAAAACGTGAACAAACCGGGAAGTGTGAAGGTCGGAAGTCTTTGAAGGAAGGCAAGCCCGATACGTGGCGAGAGATCAAACGCTTGTACCGCAAGCCAAGGCTCGGCAAGCGTAAGTCGTATCGTGAAATAGCCGAGGCCCTAAACGCCGAAGGGCATACCACGATGGCGGGAAAGCCTTTCACGGCCGGCAATCTCCAGCAAATCATATGGAGGGAACAGCAAAAGTAG